A part of Candidatus Eisenbacteria bacterium genomic DNA contains:
- a CDS encoding tyrosine-type recombinase/integrase, protein MTLIASHIMSFLQQRLPVERRASDDTCESYAYAFKLLFEYASNCLKVTPSELYLEQLDAPLIVNFLNYLETVRGNGPNSRNIRLAAIKSFMHFMEYRVPTALEQIRRILAIPAKKADTRLVRHLTVEEMQAILDAPEPNNRDGIRDRAMLHLCFAGGLRVSELIGLLLDHLNLQPHASVLVHGKGRRERCLPLWKETTSALRAWLAVRGTVLAPELFLNARGESMTRSGFEYILRKHAHTAAKRCPSLSTKRVSPHVLRHTCALTVLQATNDLRKVALWLGHANMQTTEMYTRADPSVKLEALESVVAPKLRSGRFKATDKLIASLHAGSFMRSKKRSA, encoded by the coding sequence ATGACTCTGATCGCATCGCACATTATGTCCTTTTTGCAGCAACGCCTGCCCGTCGAACGCCGCGCCAGCGACGACACCTGTGAGTCCTATGCATACGCTTTCAAGCTCCTCTTTGAATACGCCAGTAACTGTCTCAAGGTTACGCCATCCGAATTGTATCTGGAGCAGCTCGATGCACCGCTGATTGTAAACTTCCTGAACTATTTGGAAACGGTGCGCGGGAATGGACCGAATTCCAGAAACATTCGACTGGCCGCCATTAAATCGTTTATGCACTTTATGGAATATCGTGTGCCGACGGCCTTAGAGCAGATCCGGCGTATCTTAGCGATTCCGGCAAAGAAAGCCGATACACGCCTTGTCAGGCACCTCACGGTTGAAGAGATGCAGGCCATCCTGGATGCGCCTGAACCAAACAATCGAGACGGCATCCGGGATCGCGCCATGCTTCACCTCTGCTTCGCCGGAGGATTACGCGTCTCGGAACTGATCGGACTGCTACTTGACCATCTGAATCTTCAACCGCATGCCAGCGTTCTCGTCCACGGTAAGGGCCGAAGGGAACGGTGCCTGCCTTTGTGGAAGGAAACGACATCGGCGCTGCGGGCATGGTTGGCGGTCAGGGGCACGGTCTTGGCGCCGGAACTGTTTCTCAACGCCCGTGGTGAATCTATGACCCGTTCCGGCTTCGAATACATTCTACGTAAGCACGCTCACACCGCCGCAAAGCGTTGTCCTTCTCTATCCACGAAACGCGTTTCGCCGCATGTACTACGACATACCTGCGCACTAACGGTCCTGCAGGCCACCAATGATCTCCGAAAAGTCGCTCTCTGGCTCGGACATGCGAACATGCAAACGACTGAAATGTACACACGCGCCGATCCTTCGGTAAAGCTGGAGGCTCTAGAGTCTGTTGTCGCTCCAAAACTGCGCTCTGGGCGTTTCAAGGCAACCGACAAACTGATCGCGTCGTTGCATGCCGGGTCTTTTATGCGGAGTAAAAAGAGGTCAGCATGA
- a CDS encoding tyrosine-type recombinase/integrase, whose product MLAQAVESYLAVRRACGFDLKSQGNLLRSFVIFSEARGKRHVCPETAIEWAGLARSVHQRARRLGQVIRFTQYVRAEDPSHQLPQAVFGSERRPRPIPYIFSQDDIQRLIQAASQTGYRSLRRQTYRTLFALLACTGLRVSEAIRLRFEDITPDGLVIRCSKFRKSRLVPLHETAKAGIERYLERRRPYAPFDDHIFVSLRRKPLLLGDVETAFQTAVDKIGLPRGPGLPRPTPHSLRHTFAVRALEACPDGRDRITKHMVALSTYLGHGKVSDTYWYLETTPDLMKKIADRCENFFTGGRP is encoded by the coding sequence ATGTTAGCTCAAGCTGTGGAGTCATATTTGGCCGTGCGCCGTGCTTGCGGATTCGACCTCAAATCCCAAGGCAATCTTTTACGAAGTTTCGTCATCTTCTCAGAGGCAAGAGGCAAACGCCACGTTTGCCCTGAAACCGCCATCGAGTGGGCCGGATTGGCACGATCGGTTCATCAACGCGCCCGCCGGCTTGGTCAAGTGATTCGATTCACCCAGTACGTCCGTGCCGAGGATCCATCCCATCAACTGCCGCAGGCGGTCTTTGGTAGCGAGAGGAGGCCACGGCCCATCCCGTACATCTTTTCCCAAGACGACATCCAGCGTCTCATACAAGCAGCATCTCAGACTGGTTACCGTTCTTTGCGTCGACAGACCTACCGCACACTGTTCGCTCTGCTGGCATGCACCGGACTGCGTGTGTCCGAAGCAATCCGGCTGCGCTTTGAGGACATCACCCCAGATGGTCTGGTGATTCGGTGTTCCAAATTTCGTAAAAGTCGCCTTGTACCCTTGCATGAAACTGCCAAAGCTGGAATCGAACGTTATCTCGAACGTCGCCGCCCCTATGCCCCTTTCGATGACCACATATTCGTTTCGTTGCGAAGAAAACCGTTGCTTCTGGGTGATGTTGAGACCGCATTCCAGACTGCGGTTGACAAGATCGGCCTGCCGCGAGGACCAGGACTACCGCGCCCCACACCTCACTCGTTGCGCCATACCTTCGCCGTGAGGGCATTGGAAGCCTGCCCGGATGGCCGCGATCGCATTACGAAACATATGGTGGCGCTCTCGACTTATCTTGGTCACGGCAAAGTTTCCGATACCTACTGGTATCTGGAAACAACGCCTGATCTGATGAAAAAAATCGCAGACCGTTGCGAAAACTTCTTCACGGGAGGGCGGCCATGA